The sequence CTTGTGGCCACCACCGATATGACGGGTAGTGATACGGCCATTGTTGTTACGGCCACCGCTTTTGCTTAATGCTTCAAGCAACGGGGCATAAGGCTTACCCTTGTGCAGCTCAGGGTTAACCACTTTAACAACGTGGCGACGACCCGGAGATGTAGGTTTACATTTAACAATTGCCATTGTTTACTCCTCCGACTTACTCTGCGCCGCCGATGAAGTCCAGATTCTGGCCTTCTTTCAGGGTGACGTAAGCTTTTTTCCAGTCGCTACGACGACCAACACGCTGACCGTGACGCTTACTCTTGCCTTTAACCAGCAAGGTGTTAACGTCTTCGACTTCGACTTCAAACAGTTTCTGCACTGCAGCTTTAATTTCTGCTTTGGTCGCGTCTTTGGCAACTTTGAGAACGATGGTGTTATTCTTTTCCATCGCAGCGGACGCTTTTTCAGATACATGCGGCGCGCGCAGTACTTTCAGCAGACGTTCTTCACGAATCATGCCAGCATCTCCTCAACTTGCTTCACAGCATCAGCAGTCATAACCACCTTGTCGAAGGCGATCAGGCTAACTGGGTCGATACCGGCTACATCGCGAACGTCAACCTTGTACAGGTTGCGAGCTGCCAAGAACAAGTTCTCGTCCAGTTCACCCGTTACGATCAGCACATCTTCCAGAGCCATATCTTTCAGTTTCTGCGCCAGCAACTTAGTTTTAGGTGCTTCAACAGAGAACTTTTCGACAATGATCAGACGATCTTGACGTACCAGTTCGGACAGAATGCTTTTCAGCGCGCCGCGGTACATCTTTTTATTTACTTTCTGACTGTGATCCTGAGGCTTCGCAGCAAAGGTCACACCACCTGAACGCCAGATTGGGCTCTTTACAGAACCTGCACGCGCACGGCCGGTGCCTTTTTGACGCCACGGCTTCTTACCGGAACCTGTTACTTCAGCGCGGGTCTTCTGAGCACGAGTACCTTGACGGGCACCTGCTGCATAAGCAACAACAACCTGATGTACCAGCGCTTCGTTGAAATCACGACCGAAGGTAGTTTCGGAAACAGTCAGCGCGCCTTGCGCGTCTTTCAATACTAATTCCATTGCTATCCCCTTACGCCTTCACAGCTGGTTTAACGATCAGGTTGCCACCGGTTGCGCCCGGTACAGCACCCTTAACCAACAGCAGGTTGCGCTCAGCGTCAACACGTACTACGTCCAGGCTTTGAACGGTTACACGTTCGTCACCCAGGTGGCCAGCCATTTTCTTGCCTTTGAACACTTTGCCCGGAGTCTGGTTTTGACCGATAGAACCCGGAACACGGTGAGACAAGGAGTTACCATGGGTAGCATCTTGGGTACGGAAGTTCCAGCGCTTAACAGTACCGGCAAAACCTTTACCTTTAGACGTACCTGTAACGTCGACTTTCTTAACGTCTGCAAAAATTTCGACGCTAATTTCTTGACCAGCAGTAAACTCTTGACCTTCTGGAAGGCGGAATTCCCACAGACCACGGCCAGCTTCTACGCCAGCTTTAGCGAAATGACCCGCTTCTGGTTTAGTAACGCGGTTAGCTTTTTTAGCACCGGTAGTTACTTGCACAGCACGGTATCCGTCGTTCTCCAGGCTTTTGACCTGAGTTACGCGGTTCGCTTCAATTTCGATAACAGTTACTGGGATTGAAACGCCATCTTCAGTGAAGATACGAGTCATGCCCACTTTTTTACCGACTAAACCAATCATTGTTTCAACCTCTCAATCGCTCAATGACCTGATTAACCCAGGCTGATCTGCACGTCTACACCGGCAGCCAGATCCAGACGCATCAGAGCATCAACGGTTTTCTCGGTTGGCTCAACGATGTCAACTAGACGCTTGTGAGTGCGAATTTCGTACTGATCGCGCGCATCTTTATTGACGTGCGGAGAGATCAGAACAGTAAAGCGCTCTTTGCGAGTTGGCAGCGGGATCGGACCACGAACCTGCGCACCAGTGCGCTTGGCAGTCTCGACGATTTCCGCAGTTGATTGATCGATCAAACGATGATCAAACGCTTTCAGGCGGATACGGATTCTTTGGTTCTGCATGAGACCAGAGCTCCAATTATTTATAAACGTAAATGATTACTCCTCGCACCCATTTCGATTGATGGGGGAGTGTAATCGTTCAACATATAACCCCCATATCGGGAGTATTGTTCAGTTACAACACTAGGCTGTGACTGACAGATTAGTTTCAATCTGACCTATCAAGATTAGGTAGGCCCGCGCATTATACGTAAATAACAGCAGGAAGCAAGCCACTGTTGGAAATCTATGCGGAAACTTACAAATTTGGCAGAATGCCGTTAGTTTTAGTGAATTTATTTATTATCACACAGGGTTACTATTGGTTGGATTGAAAGGAATTCTGGTAAAGCCAGGAAGTGGAACGGTGAACTTCACCGATACGCACAAAAGGATTCATCTTATGACCCACTATCACTGTCAGAGTATCTTATTACTGCTTATGACAAGCTGTATCACCAACGTCGCCGTCGCAGCAGAGTTACGCTCACTGTTTCCACTACAAGCTTACACGCAAAACGTCACTTACTGGTTTCCAGAAAATAGCCCTAGTTATAATCAACCTCTGGTATCTGCTGAGCTACAGCAGCGCGCATTAGCTAATCTACTGGCGCAATATTTTGGTGGCATGCCAACGGATGCTTCCCCTTGGGAAGAGCGTTATGTCCAGACGCACCTGCAGCCAAGTGGGGCAGGCAGTATTGCTCTCTACATCAAACGCAAGTTAGATGATTTCGACAATGCATACCGCCAAAAAGATATTATTAATTACGGTAGCAATTATCGTCCCCACGGAATTCAGTGGTTGGATACTATCCGTAATAACATTCAGCTCGTGCAGTTCAACAAATTACACTTTCAACCGGAACAACGAGGAATTACGATAACTGATACCTCAGTGAGGGTTTTACCGACGTTTGATCCTAGTTTTTATAGCGACACCATAGCAGGTGAGGGTTATCCTTTTGATAACTTACAAGAAACTCATTTACATTTGGCGACGCCAATTTATAGTCTAGGGTATACACTTGATGGGCTTTGGACGTTTATTTTAACCCCCGATGTACTGGGATGGGTTCCTTCGAATTCGATTGCTTATACCGATAAGGCTTTTATCCACAAATGGCGACAAGCTGCCCACCATAAAATGGCTGCAATCATTGATGACAATGTATCTCTCGCTGGGTCAAAGTTATCTCGAATTTATAAGCAGGGTAGTATAGGCAGTCTTTTTCCGCAGCTTGATGATCAACATGTTCTGATTCCTGTAGTAAATGATCAGCAACAGGCGGTGGTTGCAGTCGCTAAGGTTCATCCTGGTAAGATACATTCCCTGCCATTCACAGCAACTTATCGAAATTTCTCATCGCTCATCAAGCGTAGGTTGGGAAAACCTTATGGGTGGGGTGGGTTATATGGGCATAACGATTGTTCAAGTGAACTAAAAAACTTGATGTTACCTTTTGGCTTTTGGCTGCCTACCCACTCTTCTCAGCAACCCTCTCAGGGGAAAATAATTGAGTTAAGTGACCAGAAACCAGAGGATCGCTTAAAGTTTCTGGCTAGCCGAGGTCGCCCTTTTATGACGCTGATTCATATTAAGGGGCACATAATGCTATATGTCGGTAATACTGCTGAGGGACACCCGTTAACATTCCAAAATATATGGGGATTAAGCCCAGCAGATCGAAGTCGAAGAGCCATCATTGGGGAAGCGGTACTGTTCCCATTGCTGCTCTCTTATCCTGAAGATAAGTCGTTGGCATCTTTAGCTGCTGGCGCTCAATTCCAAATCAGCTATCTCGATCAGCCAACTTATCTTGATGAGTTATCAACCAAAGAAAATGGGATACACCCGATGAGGGTAGGAAACAGTAAACTCTAAAACTTCAAAAGTGAGTTCCTGACGGATACTCACTTTAGTTTATGCTTTGCAGGTAAATAATTGTCATTCTTTCGCCAGTTGGGCCTGTGAGTAGTTTTGTATCCCCAAGCGTTCGATCAGGCTGAGCTCTGTTTCAAGCCAATCAATATGACCCTCTTCTTCCGCCAAGATCTCTTTCAATAAATCTCGGCTGACATAGTCATGGATTGAATCGGCATACGCAATACCTTCGCGTAAGTCCTTCGCCCCGGATAACTCGAGAGCTAAATCAGATTTCAGTATTTCTTCTACATCTTCACCGATATTCAACTTGCCCAAGTCTTGCAAGTTAGGAATACCCTCGAGAAATAAAATGCGCTCAATGTATTTATCCGCATGCTTCATTTCATCAATGGATTCGTGATACTCCTTATCATTAAGGCGCATCAGCCCCCAATTTTTAAAAATTCGGGCATGAAGAAAATATTGATTGATAGCAACCAGCTCGTTTCCGAGTAGTTTATTAAGATGTGCAATTATTTTTTTATCGCCTTTCATAGTTATACCCTCCGCTTCCAGTACTAAAAGTGTAGTACCAGATGGCAAAGTGTGGGGAAAACTTATCCCTGCTAACTATTAGGCAACATCATTCATTTCTGGAATGTTAGCGCGTTCCTCGATCAAGATTTCTCTGGCCTGTCGAATGCACTTTCCGCAATCTGTACCGATAGGTACTAGCTGACGCAACTGCTTAATGGTATGTGGGTGGTGCTGACGTACGACTTTACGGATAACTTTGTCAGATATCGCATTACACAGACAAACGTACATAGAGAGACTCACTTCTTAACCAATTCCTCAAGTGTAAATAAGAATACGAGTTATTTCAATTAAGATTATTTAGCACATTAATAAAAAAGGGTGCCGAAGCACCCTTTTACTTGATCAATAAAGTAATTAATCAATAATGCAATTAAGCGATAACTTTAGCAACAACACCAGCGCCTACAGTACGGCCGCCTTCACGGATTGCGAAACGCAGACCGTCGTCCATTGCGATTGGGTGAATCAGAGTAACAACCATGTTGATGTTGTCACCTGGCATCACCATTTCAACGCCTTCTGGCAGTTCGATGGTACCTGTTACGTCAGTTGTACGGAAGTAGAACTGAGGACGGTAACCTTTGAAGAACGGAGTATGACGACCGCCTTCTTCTTTGCTCAGAATATAAACTTCTGAATCAAAGGTAGTGTGTGGTTTGATTGAGCCTGGTTTAGCCAGAACTTGACCACGTTCGATGTCTTCACGTTTGATACCACGCAGCAGAACACCAACGTTCTCACCAGCACGACCTTCGTCCAGCAGTTTGCGGAACATTTCAACGCCAGTACAAGTAGATTTAACAGTATCTTTGATACCAACGATCTCTACTTCTTCACCAACTTTAACGATACCGCGCTCTACACGACCAGTTACAACAGTACCACGGCCTGAGATAGAGAATACGTCTTCGATAGGCAGCAAGAATGGCTTATCGATAGCACGTTCTGGCAGTGGAATGTAGCTATCCAGTGCTTCAGCCAATTCAATGATTTTAGCTTCCCACTCAGGAACGCCTTCCAGTGCTTTCAGCGCTGAACCTTTGATTACTGGGATGTCGTCGCCTGGGAAATCGTAAGCAGAAAGAAGTTCACGAACTTCCATTTCTACCAATTCCAACAGCTCTTCATCGTCAACCATGTCACATTTGTTCATGAATACGATCATGTATGGAACGCCAACCTGACGGCCCAACAGGATGTGCTCACGAGTCTGTGGCATAGGGCCATCAGTTGCAGCAACAACCAGGATCGCGCCGTCCATCTGAGCAGCACCGGTGATCATGTTTTTAACGTAGTCGGCATGCCCTGGGCAGTCAACGTGCGCATAGTGACGAGTCGGGGTGTCATATTCAACGTGAGAAGTGTTGATGGTGATACCACGTGCTTTTTCTTCTGGTGCGTTATCGATCTGATCGAAGGCACGAGCACTACCGCCGTAGGTTTTAGCCAGTACGGTGGTGATTGCAGCAGTCAGAGTTGTTTTACCATGGTCAACGTGGCCGATAGTACCGACGTTTACATGGGGTTTGTTACGTTCAAATTTTTCTTTAGACACGACTATATTCCTTACTCTTGTGCTCTCCCACTTATGAGAGAGCACTGGATCATTGTTTTAAACCCGAAAGCTTATTTGCCACGGGCTTCGATAACGGCTTTAGCGACGTTACTAGGTGCTTCAGCATACTCCAGGAATTCCATGGAGTAAGAAGCACGGCCCTGAGTCTGAGAACGCAGGTCAGTAGCATAACCGAACATTTCAGACAACGGAACCTTGACGCGAACGGTTTTACCGGTAGCTGTATCTTCCATACCTTCGATGATACCGCGACGACGGTTAAGGTCGCCCATTACGTCACCCATGTAATCTTCTGGGGTTTCGACTTCAACCTTCATGATAGGCTCAAGCAGAACTGGTTTAGCTCTTCTGAAACCTTCTTTAAAGGCGATAGAACCGGCTAATTTAAATGCCAATTCTGAGGAGTCGACGTCATGGTAAGAACCGTAGTGCAGACGCACTTTAACGTCAACAACCGGATAACCTGCCAGAGGGCCGGATTTCAGTTGTTCCTGGATGCCTTTATCAACAGCAGGGATGAACTCTTTAGGAATAGAACCACCAACGATTTCGTTGACGAATTCATACCCAGCGCCACCCGGTGGTAACGGAGACATGTCGATAACAACATGACCGTACTGACCACGACCGCCTGACTGCTTAGCGTGCTTACCTTCCACGTCCTTAACGGTGTCGCGGATAGTTTCACGGTATGCAACCTGAGGTTTACCGACGTTTGCTTCCACGTTAAATTCGCGGCGCATACGGTCAACCAGGATATCCAAGTGCAACTCACCCATACCAGCGATGATAGTCTGACCAGATTCTTCGTCAGTCCAAACGCGGAATGATGGATCTTCTTTTGCCAGACGACCCAGAGCCATACCCATTTTTTCTTGGTCGGCTTTGGTCTTTGGTTCAACTGCAACAGAGATTACTGGCTCTGGGAACTCCATACGTTCCAAGATGATCGGATTCGCTGGATCACACAGAGTGTCACCCGTCGTCACATCTTTCAGACCGATCGCTGCTGCGATGTCGCCTGCATGAACTTCTTTGATCTCTTCGCGTTTGTTTGCGTGCATCTGTACGATACGGCCCAGACGTTCACGCTGTGAACGAACTGAGTTCAGCACGGTGTCGCCGGAATTTACAATACCCGAGTACACACGGAAGAAGGTCAGGTTACCAACAAACGGGTCGGTAGCAATTTTAAATGCCAGCGCAGAGAACGGCTCTTTGTCAGATGAGTGACGAACCGCCGGAGTATCTTTACCGTCGTCCAGAATACCGTTGATTGCTTCAACGTCAGTCGGGGCAGGCAGATATTCGATAACCGCATCCAGCATTGCCTGTACGCCTTTGTTTTTAAACGCAGAACCACAGGTAACCAAGATAATTTCGTTGTTCAGAACGCGTTTACGCAGAGCTTTCTTGATCTCTTCTTCGGTCAGCTCATCGCCACCCAAGTACTTATCCATCAGCTCATCTGACGCTTCTGCAGCAGATTCAACCAGGTTCTGGTGCCATTCAGCAGCCAGCTCAACCATATCAGCAGGGATCTCTTCGTATTCGAAGGTCACGCCCTGATCGGCTTCGTTCCAGTTGATCGCTTTCATTTTCACCAGGTCAATAATACCGGTGAATTTCTCTTCCGCGCCGATAGCCAGTTGCAATGGAACTGGATTCGCGCCCAGACGAGATTTAATCTGACCAACAACTTTCAGGAAATTCGCGCCCATACGGTCCATTTTGTTAACGAACGCGATACGCGGAACTTTATATTTATTCGCCTGACGCCATACGGTCTCAGACTGTGGCTGAACACCACCAACTGCACAGTAAACCATTACCGCGCCGTCAAGAACACGCATAGAACGTTCTACTTCGATGGTGAAGTCAACGTGTCCAGGGGTGTCAATGATATTGACGTGATGTGGTTCGAACTGTTTAGCCATACCAGACCAGAAGCAGGTAGTAGCCGCAGAAGTAATGGTAATACCACGCTCCTGCTCCTGTTCCATCCAGTCCATGGTGGCTGCGCCGTCATGAACTTCACCGATTTTATGGTTTACACCGGTGTAAAACAGGATACGTTCGGTAGTGGTTGTCTTACCGGCGTCGATGTGAGCGCTGATACCGATATTACGATAGCGCTCAATGGGTGTTTTACGAGCCATTTGATTCCTCTATTCCTAGGGCGTTCATTCGGTTAACCCATACGGGCTTTCAAGAAGATAGCCCGTATGGTTAGCATGACTACTGCGTGGTAATTACCAGCGGTAGTGGGCGAACGCCTTGTTAGCTTCGGCCATACGGTGAACGTCTTCACGTTTCTTAACAGCAGAACCTTTGTTCTCTGCTGCGTCAGACAGTTCATTCGCCAAGCGCAAAGCCATGGATTTATCACCGCGTTTACGAGCAGCATCAACGATCCAACGCATTGCCAAGGCATTACGACGAACCGGACGAACTTCAACTGGTACCTGATAAGTAGAACCACCAACGCGGCGAGACTTAACTTCGACAGTCGGGCGCACGTTATCCAGAGCTACTTCGAAAGCTTCCAGAAAATCTTTACCAGAACGCTGAGCCAGGGTTTCCAGCGCGGTATAGACAATTGCTTCTGCAGTAGATTTTTTACCATCTACCATCAGGATATTTACAAATTTAGCCAGCAATTCAGATCCGAACTTAGGATCTGGTAAAATTTTACGCTGACCAATTACACGACGACGTGGCATGGAAATACTCCGTTGTTAATTCAGGGTTGTCCAAAACTCTAAGAGTTTATTTTGACATTAATGTGAAAATGTTTGGCCTTACTTAACGGAGAACCATTAAGCCTTTGGCTTCTTCACGCCGTACTTAGAACGTGATTGCTTACGGTCTTTAACACCTGAGCAGTCAAGCGCGCCGCGAACGGTGTGGTAACGCACACCTGGCAAGTCTTTAACACGACCGCCACGGATCAGGATCACGGAGTGTTCCTGAAGGTTATGACCTTCACCGCCGATGTAGGAGGTGACTTCAAAACCGTTAGTTAAACGCACACGGCAAACTTTACGCAGTGCGGAGTTAGGTTTTTTCGGGGTGGTGGTATATACGCGGGTACATACACCACGTTTCTGCGGGCATGCTTCCAGAGCAGGAACGTTGCTTTTAGCAACCTTCATGCTGCGTGGCTTGCGAACCAGCTGGTTAATCGTTGCCATTATTAAAAAAGCTCCTGGTTTTTTGCTTCGTAAACACGTGATAAATCCCCCTCGTTTGCACTACTGGCAGAGAACGAGGACGCAGAATTTTATGGCTGACTATCTAAGGTGTCAAGAAATATACAGCATTGACTGCATTACCATGCCAGTTGTTGCTGATGTTTTAGGGTCAAATCCACGAAGTGAGTATAGCTGATTAGTGTAGCGCTGTCTGAAATTTGACCAGACAAGCCGCGTGCAATAACATCATCTTCCAAAACAAAGAGAGAAGCGGGGTTATTTAACAACAGCTTAAGGCTCTCACTGTTTTTCAAAACAGTCATCACCCCATCTTGCAGAAAGAGAATCTCATCTTCCGATGTGACTAATCTCAACAACGCAGATAAATCGCAACGATAAGGAGAATGACTGACGGTATAGAGCATTATAGCGACCCAAATCTCAATTAAAAAGTCAGCACAACATCATAAGTCGACAGTTGGCGACCAAAATCCACCGGAGATAGCACCTCAACATCGAGGACCCAATCTGTTACTTCGCTCAACCCGCGTTGCTGTACCGAGGCTTCGCAGAGATAACAATTCTCGACATCGTATAGAGGT comes from Yersinia bercovieri ATCC 43970 and encodes:
- the rplW gene encoding 50S ribosomal protein L23, producing MIREERLLKVLRAPHVSEKASAAMEKNNTIVLKVAKDATKAEIKAAVQKLFEVEVEDVNTLLVKGKSKRHGQRVGRRSDWKKAYVTLKEGQNLDFIGGAE
- the rplD gene encoding 50S ribosomal protein L4 translates to MELVLKDAQGALTVSETTFGRDFNEALVHQVVVAYAAGARQGTRAQKTRAEVTGSGKKPWRQKGTGRARAGSVKSPIWRSGGVTFAAKPQDHSQKVNKKMYRGALKSILSELVRQDRLIIVEKFSVEAPKTKLLAQKLKDMALEDVLIVTGELDENLFLAARNLYKVDVRDVAGIDPVSLIAFDKVVMTADAVKQVEEMLA
- the rplC gene encoding 50S ribosomal protein L3, translated to MIGLVGKKVGMTRIFTEDGVSIPVTVIEIEANRVTQVKSLENDGYRAVQVTTGAKKANRVTKPEAGHFAKAGVEAGRGLWEFRLPEGQEFTAGQEISVEIFADVKKVDVTGTSKGKGFAGTVKRWNFRTQDATHGNSLSHRVPGSIGQNQTPGKVFKGKKMAGHLGDERVTVQSLDVVRVDAERNLLLVKGAVPGATGGNLIVKPAVKA
- the rpsJ gene encoding 30S ribosomal protein S10, coding for MQNQRIRIRLKAFDHRLIDQSTAEIVETAKRTGAQVRGPIPLPTRKERFTVLISPHVNKDARDQYEIRTHKRLVDIVEPTEKTVDALMRLDLAAGVDVQISLG
- a CDS encoding SH3 domain-containing protein gives rise to the protein MTHYHCQSILLLLMTSCITNVAVAAELRSLFPLQAYTQNVTYWFPENSPSYNQPLVSAELQQRALANLLAQYFGGMPTDASPWEERYVQTHLQPSGAGSIALYIKRKLDDFDNAYRQKDIINYGSNYRPHGIQWLDTIRNNIQLVQFNKLHFQPEQRGITITDTSVRVLPTFDPSFYSDTIAGEGYPFDNLQETHLHLATPIYSLGYTLDGLWTFILTPDVLGWVPSNSIAYTDKAFIHKWRQAAHHKMAAIIDDNVSLAGSKLSRIYKQGSIGSLFPQLDDQHVLIPVVNDQQQAVVAVAKVHPGKIHSLPFTATYRNFSSLIKRRLGKPYGWGGLYGHNDCSSELKNLMLPFGFWLPTHSSQQPSQGKIIELSDQKPEDRLKFLASRGRPFMTLIHIKGHIMLYVGNTAEGHPLTFQNIWGLSPADRSRRAIIGEAVLFPLLLSYPEDKSLASLAAGAQFQISYLDQPTYLDELSTKENGIHPMRVGNSKL
- the bfr gene encoding bacterioferritin; this encodes MKGDKKIIAHLNKLLGNELVAINQYFLHARIFKNWGLMRLNDKEYHESIDEMKHADKYIERILFLEGIPNLQDLGKLNIGEDVEEILKSDLALELSGAKDLREGIAYADSIHDYVSRDLLKEILAEEEGHIDWLETELSLIERLGIQNYSQAQLAKE
- the bfd gene encoding bacterioferritin-associated ferredoxin, producing the protein MYVCLCNAISDKVIRKVVRQHHPHTIKQLRQLVPIGTDCGKCIRQAREILIEERANIPEMNDVA
- the tuf gene encoding elongation factor Tu gives rise to the protein MSKEKFERNKPHVNVGTIGHVDHGKTTLTAAITTVLAKTYGGSARAFDQIDNAPEEKARGITINTSHVEYDTPTRHYAHVDCPGHADYVKNMITGAAQMDGAILVVAATDGPMPQTREHILLGRQVGVPYMIVFMNKCDMVDDEELLELVEMEVRELLSAYDFPGDDIPVIKGSALKALEGVPEWEAKIIELAEALDSYIPLPERAIDKPFLLPIEDVFSISGRGTVVTGRVERGIVKVGEEVEIVGIKDTVKSTCTGVEMFRKLLDEGRAGENVGVLLRGIKREDIERGQVLAKPGSIKPHTTFDSEVYILSKEEGGRHTPFFKGYRPQFYFRTTDVTGTIELPEGVEMVMPGDNINMVVTLIHPIAMDDGLRFAIREGGRTVGAGVVAKVIA
- the fusA gene encoding elongation factor G; this encodes MARKTPIERYRNIGISAHIDAGKTTTTERILFYTGVNHKIGEVHDGAATMDWMEQEQERGITITSAATTCFWSGMAKQFEPHHVNIIDTPGHVDFTIEVERSMRVLDGAVMVYCAVGGVQPQSETVWRQANKYKVPRIAFVNKMDRMGANFLKVVGQIKSRLGANPVPLQLAIGAEEKFTGIIDLVKMKAINWNEADQGVTFEYEEIPADMVELAAEWHQNLVESAAEASDELMDKYLGGDELTEEEIKKALRKRVLNNEIILVTCGSAFKNKGVQAMLDAVIEYLPAPTDVEAINGILDDGKDTPAVRHSSDKEPFSALAFKIATDPFVGNLTFFRVYSGIVNSGDTVLNSVRSQRERLGRIVQMHANKREEIKEVHAGDIAAAIGLKDVTTGDTLCDPANPIILERMEFPEPVISVAVEPKTKADQEKMGMALGRLAKEDPSFRVWTDEESGQTIIAGMGELHLDILVDRMRREFNVEANVGKPQVAYRETIRDTVKDVEGKHAKQSGGRGQYGHVVIDMSPLPPGGAGYEFVNEIVGGSIPKEFIPAVDKGIQEQLKSGPLAGYPVVDVKVRLHYGSYHDVDSSELAFKLAGSIAFKEGFRRAKPVLLEPIMKVEVETPEDYMGDVMGDLNRRRGIIEGMEDTATGKTVRVKVPLSEMFGYATDLRSQTQGRASYSMEFLEYAEAPSNVAKAVIEARGK
- the rpsG gene encoding 30S ribosomal protein S7, coding for MPRRRVIGQRKILPDPKFGSELLAKFVNILMVDGKKSTAEAIVYTALETLAQRSGKDFLEAFEVALDNVRPTVEVKSRRVGGSTYQVPVEVRPVRRNALAMRWIVDAARKRGDKSMALRLANELSDAAENKGSAVKKREDVHRMAEANKAFAHYRW
- the rpsL gene encoding 30S ribosomal protein S12; amino-acid sequence: MATINQLVRKPRSMKVAKSNVPALEACPQKRGVCTRVYTTTPKKPNSALRKVCRVRLTNGFEVTSYIGGEGHNLQEHSVILIRGGRVKDLPGVRYHTVRGALDCSGVKDRKQSRSKYGVKKPKA
- the tusB gene encoding sulfurtransferase complex subunit TusB, whose translation is MLYTVSHSPYRCDLSALLRLVTSEDEILFLQDGVMTVLKNSESLKLLLNNPASLFVLEDDVIARGLSGQISDSATLISYTHFVDLTLKHQQQLAW